From one Sphingobium cloacae genomic stretch:
- a CDS encoding Rossmann-fold NAD(P)-binding domain-containing protein translates to MSETAIWAQDLADSGITVNALLPGGATLTGMIPEGLPDSARARLLSPEIVVPPLLWLCSDAAAAVTGKRLDARRWTGAQPAGEPGHDAIEDVAW, encoded by the coding sequence TTGTCAGAAACCGCGATCTGGGCGCAGGACCTTGCTGACAGCGGCATTACGGTGAACGCGCTGCTGCCAGGGGGCGCAACGCTGACCGGCATGATCCCCGAAGGACTGCCGGACAGTGCCCGCGCCAGGCTGCTGTCGCCCGAGATCGTGGTCCCGCCGCTGCTCTGGCTCTGCTCCGACGCTGCCGCGGCGGTGACGGGCAAACGGCTGGATGCCCGGCGGTGGACGGGGGCGCAGCCGGCGGGCGAGCCGGGGCATGACGCCATCGAGGATGTCGCCTGGTAG
- a CDS encoding SDR family NAD(P)-dependent oxidoreductase, translated as MSAPEEHGLADQVAIVTGGGCGLGRAMTLGLAQAGVRVIATAARELAEVEAVAQEAERACGDDRVRPLLADVTRAADCAAAVREAVARFGRLDILVNNAGRGMKYVSDTFLTEPSRFWEVAPDTWRMVIDTNVNGPFLMARTAVPAMLERGSGRIINVSMNRETMRRRGFSPYGPSKAALVVRNRDLGAGPC; from the coding sequence GTGAGCGCGCCCGAGGAGCACGGGCTCGCCGACCAAGTCGCGATCGTCACGGGCGGCGGTTGTGGGCTGGGCCGCGCCATGACGCTGGGGCTAGCGCAGGCCGGCGTGCGGGTGATCGCCACCGCTGCACGCGAGCTTGCCGAGGTCGAGGCGGTCGCACAGGAGGCAGAGCGTGCATGCGGCGACGATCGGGTGCGGCCGCTGCTCGCCGACGTGACCCGGGCGGCGGATTGTGCCGCGGCCGTGCGCGAAGCGGTCGCGCGGTTCGGCCGGCTCGACATCCTCGTCAACAACGCCGGGCGCGGCATGAAGTATGTGAGCGATACCTTCCTGACCGAACCGTCCCGGTTCTGGGAGGTCGCCCCCGACACGTGGCGCATGGTGATCGACACCAACGTCAACGGACCGTTCCTGATGGCGCGCACGGCTGTCCCGGCGATGCTGGAGAGAGGCAGCGGGAGGATCATCAACGTCTCGATGAACCGCGAGACGATGCGGCGCAGAGGCTTCTCGCCCTATGGCCCCTCCAAAGCGGCGCTGGTTGTCAGAAACCGCGATCTGGGCGCAGGACCTTGCTGA
- a CDS encoding TniQ family protein, with protein MSGALPIAARPHPDELISSWLARIAACYEVSITDLRQELSPGSSGTKVRADVEWKGSEAKSAAQRLRVDQEAIMRLALKRRWPWLVAAWLPRTDGKGRARGELDLAWCHVCLAEGHATGGAYLDAEAALPLVFCRRHGTWRQDFCRRCQPHHEPRFSWRSRIEFTCTDCGVPLRTNHWSGPKPASECPSEDVPRALNLLFAFDGELRKALLGRSASLTGVGQVSARQFLAVLHGLTRALLAPDINRTSRINLFNSPLLSNMPDHDPQTWEEQPFHELSPAYRAHVSCAVIALLSDEPVSRLMSGVRPAYEWHSLEWLLASTPKWVQAMLIQNCKDWPAPLRVRVGLHHSRTGLDVADILAQFHVWLAEQEQRQRERVSLIG; from the coding sequence GTGTCGGGCGCGCTGCCGATCGCGGCACGGCCTCATCCTGACGAGCTCATCTCCTCCTGGCTGGCGCGCATCGCCGCTTGTTATGAGGTGTCCATCACTGATTTGCGGCAGGAGCTATCCCCGGGCAGTTCGGGCACCAAGGTCAGAGCGGACGTAGAATGGAAAGGGTCGGAGGCGAAATCCGCGGCGCAACGGCTCCGCGTCGATCAGGAGGCGATCATGCGCCTCGCCCTGAAGCGCCGCTGGCCGTGGCTGGTGGCCGCCTGGTTGCCACGAACCGACGGAAAAGGGCGAGCGCGAGGCGAGCTCGATCTCGCCTGGTGCCATGTCTGCCTTGCCGAAGGCCACGCCACAGGTGGCGCCTACCTCGATGCCGAAGCGGCGCTCCCGCTCGTCTTCTGTCGCCGGCACGGCACTTGGCGGCAGGACTTCTGCCGCCGCTGTCAGCCCCACCATGAGCCCCGCTTCAGCTGGCGGAGCCGGATCGAGTTCACCTGCACCGACTGCGGCGTACCTCTCAGAACAAACCATTGGAGCGGCCCGAAACCCGCGTCAGAATGTCCGTCGGAGGATGTGCCCCGCGCTTTGAACCTCCTGTTCGCATTCGATGGCGAGTTGCGGAAGGCGCTGCTCGGCAGATCTGCGTCGCTGACCGGGGTAGGGCAGGTCTCGGCTCGGCAATTCCTCGCCGTGTTGCACGGGCTCACGCGAGCCTTGCTGGCGCCCGACATCAATCGCACCAGCCGCATAAATCTGTTCAACAGCCCGTTGCTGTCAAACATGCCCGATCACGACCCGCAAACCTGGGAAGAGCAGCCCTTTCACGAACTCTCGCCTGCGTATCGTGCTCACGTCTCATGCGCTGTCATCGCACTGCTGTCGGACGAGCCGGTCAGCCGCCTGATGTCGGGCGTGAGGCCCGCTTACGAATGGCATTCGCTCGAATGGCTGCTCGCCAGCACGCCCAAATGGGTACAAGCGATGTTGATCCAGAACTGCAAAGATTGGCCGGCACCGCTGCGCGTTCGGGTTGGCCTGCACCATAGTCGAACTGGGCTGGACGTTGCCGACATTTTGGCGCAGTTTCATGTGTGGCTCGCGGAGCAAGAGCAACGCCAGCGCGAGCGGGTGTCGCTGATCGGATGA
- a CDS encoding TniB family NTP-binding protein, translating to MSDLFHLADSYRARARWPDADRIAWIRKDRWLGFPKAEAVRKTLDAMLRYPPRTRMPCLLIYGQTGMGKSRIVERFEAENPRGFNEATGVATIPVVAVQLPPQPTDGEFYGEVLEKLRAGFAARGDTQRARLLTRRLMGQVGARMLILDEINHMLACTPRQQRIFLNTLRYLANDLQIPLVCTGNHEAQAALLTDAALAERFDAVELVRWQNDEAFRLLMVTLAAILPLRRSSQLEEERCRTSVLDLSDGNTGRIFRLVETLAIRAIENGSECIEASDLDADDLLMPSVSMKVIAQRRARTRARGRV from the coding sequence ATGAGCGACCTCTTCCATCTCGCCGATAGTTATCGCGCGCGCGCGCGTTGGCCCGACGCCGACCGGATCGCCTGGATCCGCAAGGATCGGTGGCTCGGCTTCCCGAAGGCGGAAGCGGTGCGCAAGACGCTGGACGCGATGCTGCGCTATCCGCCGCGCACGCGCATGCCGTGCCTGCTGATCTACGGCCAAACCGGCATGGGCAAGTCGCGCATCGTGGAGCGCTTTGAGGCAGAGAACCCGCGCGGGTTCAACGAGGCGACCGGTGTGGCGACGATACCGGTTGTCGCCGTCCAGCTGCCACCGCAGCCGACCGACGGCGAGTTCTACGGCGAGGTCCTCGAGAAGCTCCGCGCCGGCTTCGCTGCGCGGGGGGACACGCAGCGCGCGCGCCTCCTGACTCGCCGGCTGATGGGGCAGGTGGGTGCTCGCATGCTGATTCTGGATGAGATCAACCATATGCTGGCCTGCACGCCGCGCCAGCAGCGCATCTTCCTCAACACGCTCCGCTATCTCGCGAACGACCTGCAGATCCCACTCGTCTGCACCGGCAACCACGAGGCGCAGGCGGCGCTGCTCACAGACGCGGCGCTCGCCGAGCGGTTCGACGCGGTCGAACTGGTTCGGTGGCAGAACGACGAAGCGTTCCGCCTGTTGATGGTCACGCTAGCTGCGATCTTGCCGCTTCGGAGATCTTCACAGCTGGAAGAGGAGCGTTGCCGCACGTCGGTACTCGATCTCTCCGACGGCAATACCGGGCGCATCTTCCGCCTCGTCGAGACGTTGGCTATTCGTGCGATCGAGAACGGCAGCGAATGCATCGAGGCCAGCGACCTCGATGCCGACGACCTCTTGATGCCTTCGGTCAGCATGAAGGTGATTGCCCAGCGCCGAGCGCGAACGCGGGCCAGGGGAAGAGTGTGA
- a CDS encoding Mu transposase C-terminal domain-containing protein, translated as MRTADLRTASDADWAEAHRREKIIRPLASMTRVPGDVAAQAMVQLELGRARFHKLLQLYRASPAAASLLPRPRGREKGEQRLSAAAEHLIARGIAEFYLTLEKPSVQALRRWLRHEGTKIGVKVPSTKAIQARLARLAPQIVTARRQGAKSAADKWEPTRGVLEADYALELVQSDHTLVDVIVVDDLYRKPIGRPWLTLMIDVASRTVPGFHLHMLAPSAVSVGMCMRHAVLPKRDWLAERSMKAPWDSQGLMDRLHLDNAREHRSDALKRGCRAHSIAVEYRPVRRPHFGGHIERLIGTMMGAVHLLPGTTFSNVAERGDYDAEGEACMTLSELEVWLAAQIIGPYHAERHRGIGIPPALAWAEGVERRPELVRLPADDAAFLFDFLPCELRAVTPHGIELFRTHYWDDALSCWYTRPGQTMPVRWDPRDLSRVWLELPHGEHLEVPYRDLRRPAITRWEQREAVRTLRERGQQAVDETLIFQAVETQRLIVAEAAHKTKAARLALQRTKAALRDARRARGGSKRRLEQVTPAVGASAVEERTDGDQKVLPYLVEEMPR; from the coding sequence ATGCGAACCGCGGACCTGAGGACGGCGAGCGACGCCGACTGGGCGGAGGCGCATCGCCGCGAGAAGATCATTCGCCCGCTCGCCTCGATGACGCGCGTGCCCGGCGATGTGGCCGCCCAGGCGATGGTCCAGCTAGAACTCGGCCGCGCTCGCTTCCACAAGCTCCTGCAACTCTACCGAGCCTCGCCCGCTGCGGCGTCACTGCTGCCGCGACCGCGAGGAAGGGAGAAGGGGGAGCAGCGGCTCTCGGCCGCGGCTGAGCATCTTATCGCTCGCGGCATCGCTGAGTTCTACCTCACACTCGAGAAGCCCAGCGTTCAGGCGCTCCGCCGCTGGCTGCGACACGAAGGAACGAAGATCGGGGTCAAGGTGCCCAGCACTAAGGCGATCCAGGCCCGGTTGGCTCGGCTCGCTCCTCAGATCGTTACGGCCCGCAGACAGGGTGCCAAGTCAGCGGCTGACAAGTGGGAGCCAACGCGAGGCGTGCTCGAGGCGGACTACGCGCTTGAGCTCGTGCAGTCGGACCACACGCTGGTCGACGTGATCGTTGTCGACGACCTGTACCGCAAGCCTATCGGCCGGCCTTGGCTCACGCTGATGATCGACGTGGCGAGCCGAACCGTGCCCGGCTTCCACCTCCACATGCTCGCGCCGTCCGCTGTTTCAGTCGGTATGTGCATGCGGCACGCCGTTCTCCCCAAGCGGGACTGGTTGGCTGAGCGGAGCATGAAGGCACCGTGGGACAGCCAGGGGCTCATGGATCGGCTGCACCTCGACAACGCGCGCGAGCACCGCTCAGACGCGCTGAAGCGCGGCTGCCGAGCTCACTCGATTGCGGTCGAATATCGGCCGGTGCGTCGGCCGCACTTTGGCGGTCACATCGAGCGGCTGATTGGCACGATGATGGGGGCCGTCCACCTCCTACCCGGAACTACATTCTCTAACGTCGCCGAGCGTGGCGACTACGATGCGGAAGGTGAGGCGTGCATGACGCTGAGCGAGCTGGAAGTCTGGCTCGCCGCGCAGATCATCGGCCCATATCATGCGGAGCGGCACCGTGGGATCGGCATTCCGCCCGCCCTTGCTTGGGCCGAGGGGGTGGAACGACGCCCGGAGCTGGTCCGCCTTCCGGCCGACGATGCCGCGTTTCTGTTCGACTTTCTACCCTGCGAGCTGCGCGCCGTAACACCACACGGCATCGAGCTGTTCCGCACTCATTATTGGGATGATGCGCTATCCTGCTGGTACACGCGGCCGGGGCAGACGATGCCGGTGCGGTGGGATCCCCGCGACCTTTCGCGCGTCTGGCTCGAGCTACCACATGGCGAGCACCTCGAGGTGCCCTATCGCGATCTGCGGCGTCCCGCGATCACCCGCTGGGAGCAGAGGGAGGCGGTTCGCACTTTGCGGGAGCGCGGCCAGCAGGCTGTCGACGAGACGCTGATCTTCCAGGCTGTCGAGACCCAGCGATTGATCGTCGCGGAAGCGGCGCACAAGACCAAGGCCGCGCGGCTCGCGCTTCAGCGGACCAAAGCGGCACTGCGCGACGCCCGTCGGGCAAGGGGTGGCAGCAAGCGCCGGCTTGAGCAGGTAACCCCTGCCGTAGGCGCATCTGCGGTAGAGGAGAGGACGGACGGCGATCAGAAGGTGCTTCCGTATCTTGTCGAGGAGATGCCCCGATGA
- a CDS encoding Bax inhibitor-1/YccA family protein — MNRIFEPNTYRPFPSARATTTAVYDEGLRRHMLGVYRNMALGLGITALVAFLVASVPALYQPIFGTPLKWVAIFAPLAFVMFFSFRVERMTTGQARTAFFAFAAVMGVSMASIFLVFTGTSIALAFFSAAAVFAAMSLWGYTTNVDLSRWSTFLMVGLIGVVIASIVNLFVGSSTLQLVFSIVGVLVFTGLTAWDTQRLKSEYLAYAGSERAEKLAVMGALSLYLNLVNLFQLLLSLFGQREE, encoded by the coding sequence ATGAACAGAATTTTCGAACCGAATACCTATCGGCCTTTCCCGTCGGCCCGGGCCACAACCACGGCCGTCTATGATGAAGGCCTACGCCGGCACATGCTCGGCGTCTATCGCAACATGGCGCTCGGCCTCGGCATTACAGCGCTGGTGGCATTCCTCGTCGCCAGCGTGCCAGCGCTGTACCAGCCAATCTTTGGCACGCCGCTTAAGTGGGTCGCGATCTTCGCGCCGCTGGCATTTGTCATGTTCTTCTCGTTCAGGGTCGAGCGCATGACGACAGGACAGGCGCGAACGGCGTTCTTCGCCTTTGCTGCGGTCATGGGCGTATCGATGGCCAGTATCTTCCTGGTGTTCACGGGCACCAGCATCGCGCTGGCCTTCTTCAGCGCCGCGGCCGTGTTCGCCGCCATGAGCCTGTGGGGCTATACGACCAACGTCGACCTGTCGCGCTGGTCCACCTTCCTGATGGTTGGCCTGATCGGCGTCGTGATCGCGAGCATCGTCAACCTGTTCGTCGGCTCCTCGACGCTGCAGCTCGTCTTCTCGATTGTCGGCGTGCTCGTGTTCACCGGCCTGACGGCCTGGGACACGCAGCGCCTGAAGAGCGAATATCTGGCTTATGCCGGGTCGGAGCGAGCCGAAAAGCTGGCCGTGATGGGCGCGCTTTCGCTTTACCTGAACCTGGTGAACCTCTTCCAGCTGCTGCTCAGCCTGTTCGGGCAGCGGGAGGAATAA
- a CDS encoding Hsp20 family protein, which translates to MRTNFDFAPYRRSTVGFDRLFNLLEAGARDDDGYPPFDIVKEGEDSYRITLAVAGFRPEDIEIVAQQNLLSVTGKRAEDDGKGEYLHRGIAARSFERRFQLADFIEAGDARFENGLLSIALKRVVPEAMKPRKIEIAGGTGDSDRLEAPKGENSAAA; encoded by the coding sequence ATGAGAACCAACTTCGACTTTGCGCCGTATCGGCGATCGACGGTCGGCTTCGACCGTCTGTTCAACCTGCTCGAGGCAGGTGCCCGCGACGACGATGGCTACCCGCCCTTCGATATCGTCAAGGAAGGCGAGGACAGTTACCGCATCACGCTTGCGGTGGCCGGCTTCCGCCCGGAGGACATCGAGATCGTCGCTCAGCAGAATCTGCTCAGCGTCACCGGCAAGCGCGCCGAGGATGACGGGAAGGGCGAGTATCTGCACCGCGGCATCGCTGCCCGCTCGTTCGAGCGGCGCTTCCAGTTGGCTGATTTCATCGAGGCCGGCGACGCCCGGTTCGAGAATGGCCTTCTGTCGATCGCGCTGAAGCGCGTCGTCCCCGAGGCCATGAAGCCGCGCAAGATCGAGATCGCCGGCGGGACCGGCGACAGCGATCGGCTCGAAGCGCCCAAAGGCGAGAACAGCGCAGCGGCCTGA
- a CDS encoding Hsp20/alpha crystallin family protein, which yields MAIRDLIPWGRQESRAPERTDDRSDQQHPLVSLHRDVNRLFDDVFRGFGVPALSGWGRSLEWPTIELSETDKEIRVTAELPGMDEKDVDISVDDNVLSIRGEKRSETEDKERGYSERSYGRFERHIGLPRGVEQDRASATFNKGVLTIVLPKSAEAIESRRSIPINAG from the coding sequence ATGGCAATTCGTGATCTCATTCCCTGGGGCCGGCAGGAGAGCCGCGCTCCAGAACGGACCGACGACAGGTCCGACCAGCAGCACCCGCTTGTGTCCCTGCACCGCGACGTGAACCGCCTGTTCGACGACGTCTTCCGGGGCTTCGGCGTACCGGCTTTGAGCGGCTGGGGGCGCAGCCTCGAGTGGCCGACGATTGAGCTTTCGGAGACCGACAAGGAGATCCGCGTCACCGCGGAGCTGCCCGGGATGGATGAGAAGGACGTCGACATCAGCGTCGACGACAATGTCTTGTCGATCCGCGGCGAGAAGCGCTCCGAAACCGAGGACAAGGAGCGCGGCTATTCGGAGCGGAGCTATGGTCGCTTCGAGCGGCATATCGGGCTGCCGCGTGGGGTCGAGCAGGACCGGGCAAGCGCGACGTTCAACAAGGGCGTGCTGACGATCGTCCTGCCCAAGTCCGCGGAGGCGATCGAGAGCCGGCGCAGCATTCCGATCAACGCAGGCTGA
- a CDS encoding NADH dehydrogenase ubiquinone Fe-S protein 4 produces the protein MSSPFDTAWRRYASALPTDAFAIIEPDPLAGRSGGRAREGRWRLRFRPRSRPLVDPLTGWTGGSDPLAHLELGFPSREAAEGYCRRYGLSYESRGAPRASGPRPREEMAFIPVGAPTCCMPAGPHPVCCGNATSEPIEAAHADT, from the coding sequence GTGTCTTCGCCGTTTGATACGGCGTGGCGACGCTACGCAAGCGCGCTGCCGACGGACGCATTCGCCATCATCGAACCCGATCCGCTCGCCGGTCGGTCCGGCGGCCGCGCCCGTGAGGGTCGATGGCGGCTGCGTTTCCGCCCGCGGTCGCGCCCGTTGGTCGATCCGCTCACCGGCTGGACGGGAGGAAGCGACCCCCTCGCCCATCTGGAGCTCGGCTTCCCTTCGCGTGAAGCCGCCGAGGGTTATTGCCGGCGGTACGGCCTCTCCTACGAGAGCCGGGGCGCACCGCGAGCGTCGGGACCTCGGCCACGGGAGGAGATGGCTTTCATCCCGGTCGGCGCGCCTACCTGCTGCATGCCTGCGGGTCCTCATCCCGTGTGCTGCGGCAACGCGACGTCGGAGCCGATCGAGGCTGCCCATGCGGACACCTGA